From a region of the Lactuca sativa cultivar Salinas chromosome 4, Lsat_Salinas_v11, whole genome shotgun sequence genome:
- the LOC111919327 gene encoding serine/threonine-protein kinase STY46 has translation MVASCGVPVLAESTGEGTFSKQFGLNIHVSFYKYVDEAAYEHIKASVETNLKQYKLMVADFGVAWFLSQGGLMTVINHQQYDEKADVFSFVIVLWELVTAKVLYEKMRPL, from the exons ATGGTGGCTTCATGTGGTGTGCCGGTGTTGGCAGAATCAACAGGTGAAGGTACATTTAGT AAGCAATTCGGTTTGAATATTCATGTTAGCTTTTACAAATATGTTGATGAG GCAGCATATGAGCATATAAAGGCTAGTGTGGAGACAAATCTTAAACAATATAAACTAATG GTGGCAGATTTTGGGGTTGCCTGGTTTCTGAGTCAAGGGGGACTTATGACA GTTATAAATCATCAACAATATGATGAAAAGGCGGATGTTTTCAGTTTTGTGATTGTTTTATGGGAGCTTGTGACAGCCAAG GTTCTTTATGAGAAGATGAGACCATTGTAA